Proteins from a genomic interval of Salinivibrio kushneri:
- the ubiK gene encoding ubiquinone biosynthesis accessory factor UbiK codes for MFDPKKLEQMAKQIHDAMPQPVKELGTDMEGRVRQAIQGQLTKLDVVSREEFDVQTQVLLRTRQKLTELEAKLEAMEVKVGQSTDNQE; via the coding sequence ATGTTTGACCCCAAAAAACTTGAGCAAATGGCCAAGCAAATTCACGACGCCATGCCTCAGCCTGTTAAAGAGTTAGGCACGGATATGGAAGGCCGTGTGCGCCAAGCCATCCAAGGCCAGCTGACTAAGCTGGATGTAGTAAGCCGTGAGGAGTTTGATGTACAAACCCAGGTGTTACTGCGCACCCGTCAAAAGCTCACCGAGCTTGAAGCCAAGCTGGAAGCCATGGAAGTAAAAGTGGGTCAGTCGACAGATAACCAAGAATAA